TTCTATGAGTGCTTGTTAGCCCAAATATTATGCTACAACTATTCAGTCCTGGGTCGACAGTATATATTTTCGACAGcccaatatttatttcaacgTAGCCCACTATTATCCGGTGGGCTAAATGAAACTGGATGACCCGACAAAAATAAGTGTACTAATTATCAATGGGCTAAGAGAATTTAGAACTGTACCCATGCTTGGATTTTtttgactatatatataaagagtCTGGCCCAGTCCAACCCACTTTAAGTAAAGTGTCCACATATCTTGAGAATATTTATCATGTTTATTTGACATGTTGCTGTAGTAATTATGATAACAGCtgcatcaattaatttttgaatttgtgctCAGATATGCACCTCCACCTTCATTGTTTGTGTTGGTTAAGGCAGGTCACTGGTTCTCTACCCAACGCTCAAATGATTCAACAAGTTCCATAAAAATTCGGTACATAAACCCAAATATCATGAGCAAATGGCATTCATCATCATCTCGATTCTCAATATACTATAATCACTGTTTTCCCAGATTTACAAAATGTTTGGTTACTATGAGTttagatttcttaaattcATCATGGTTCCAGTGAGTACTATACTCActccgtctcactttaggaaTCCCAATTGAATTAATCGTgcatttttaagaaatgtaaagaaaaaaaataatgaaatgtgaatcttatttttatatattagttctATCATAAAATGTGAGACCTATCaccattaataaaatattttaacagGGACTCATAAagtgggatgaagggagtatatttactatttctttGCTTTATTTACTTGCAAGTTACAACTATTTCCGATGCAAATCTtagagtttttttaaaattgatcaaatcaattaagaatatttgagtaattatatttgttgatttCCATTTTATCCCATTGCGATCAAGTCAAGAAAATGAATACACCTCTTGTCCAACTGGGGCCGCATATACTTCGTTTGTTTAAAAGATCGTTTTATTTCCATATTTAATCATAGTCTTTCTTGTTTTACATAACTATCCCAATTTTACTGTTTGATCAATAGTAGtacagtagtatttttttggaGTGTTccatatttacaaattatatttttttatctaatcttgaaaacattataaaaacaaCATTTTAACGACATGAAGGCATAGACAACTAAATTACTTTTATACTCCAAAAGCTAAAGAGAAGTTATGCAAAAGCTAAAGATGAATTACCGAGTTATAAATTGGTTAGATAATGCAAAAGCTAAAGACGAGTTAATGAGTTATGCTAATCGTGTTACTGACGGGTACGCGCATCGGTTCAACTACTTGTAGGACTTTAAttgtacattaattaattattcaagaGTTTAAACTATGTTTTTATCAAGCCTTTAACTCTCTCATATAATCCCCTTTCAATTAAATAGAGTGAAACTGTAATTACACGCATAAGAGTGTTTAACTTTTTCTTAGATTGTTATGCGTGTTTAACTTTTTCTTAGATTGttattctttcttaatttagGTGTTCGAGTTGAAAATATTGGGgaatcattattaatcaattttgttgGTAAATAGTTGATGAGGCATATGTCCCTTTATAACTAGAAACTGCAAAAATGAAGAATCGTGGATAAAATGGAGATTTTGATTGGCTAATAATTGGAGTGACTGATTGTTGCAATAACGAGACGGGGTCATACATGAATGATTAAATGACTAATTTCACCTAACTATTCCATAGATGGATGGCAAATAGTTATGTTGGTTTAGTTTCAGCCCCCTACCCTGCAGAATTATATTCATCAATATCTACCCCACTCTAGCAACGGTTGAAGATAGCAAAACTTATGTCAGATAATTTTATTGGATGACAATCATATGatacaaaatattcaaataatgatGTATCATGAGTATAAACAAAACTGCATatcaatttattcttttagaattatagtactagtaagtATTCAATATAGTAGTGTATCAGTGTATGTTAAATTCAATAGCAACACATACTTGCAAAAAACAATCCCTTTATCTTTCACTTGTTTGAGATGCAAGAAAAGAAACTTCGAGAAACAATGACAGACCTAAATCTTAGTAATATCTTTTTGACCGTCTAGATCGTGATTAACAAATGATTTAGTGAAGACAAGGAGATACCTGTAAACTTTTTGTCAGCAAAttctatgaattattattttaatgtaaagcAAAAGAGATAAGTATATTCCTCACAaagaaggctttggatatttGTTACTTTATCCCCAACACCACATCATCTTCATATCAACCACTTCTGCTAAAATCATTCCAATAAAGACAAATACTAAATGCACacgaatataataatatacgagtataatataataacagaaataagaaaattacaaatttaaggTGCAAATGCAACTTTAAGTAGTAGTATGTGATTAAAACgcaataagaaaatgaaataatggtaaacataattaaaaaaaagtgagtgcCAACAAGATTGTGACCGTCATTATCCACAGTTGAAATGTGAGTAATAGCATATAGCATacccaaaataataaatttcttttttcccccaaaaaattCAGTTACGCAAAAAAGATGAAATCCCCATCTTACCCTTTCCATTGAACGCACTGCGTGGTTGGCCTTGTTTTCTGCCTCCCTGCCTTGAACGGGCAGGGCGTCTCCACGGGCAGCACCATGCAGTTGTACTGTAGGCATAGAGAGGTGCTCACCGGTATCTCCACCGTCGGATCAATCTCGATCCCGGTCAGATAATTATGCTGCAAGTAAAGAATTTCTATGCTGGCAGATAATAACCGCTCCACGAAGCTGCCCGGCACCTCCCCCGTGAACCTGTTGTTATTCAGATACAGATTTGAAACCGTAGCGAACAGCGGCGAAATTCCGCCCGAGAGGCGGTTGAAGCTGAGATCGACGGTAGGGATTGTCACTTCATTTAATGGTTGGACTGGACCGGAGAATTCGTTTCTCTGAAGCTGGAGATTGCTGATCGGGAAACTGAACACGATTCCCGGAATGCTGCCGGTGAACCGATTCGAGCTCAGGTCCACGTAGTTCAAACGGTTCAATCGAGATAGAATTCCGTCGACCGGGCCGCTGATCCGGTTCCACGATAATGAGAGGTATTGGAGAGATGGCGGCAGACCATCCGGCGAGAGAGAGCCGGATAGATCGTTGTGTTTTAGGTCGAGTCGAGTTAGGGCTCGAGATGCGAACGGAGGAACCGAACCGGAGAGGCGGTTGTGGCAGAGGATAACGTTGGATAGCGACGGCAAAGTTCCAACGACGAAGGGGATACTGCCGGTGAGCTGATTGAAGCTGAGATCGAGCGTCTGTAGCGTGCGGAGCTCGCCTAAGCCTGCTGGAATCTCTCCGGAGAGGAAATTCCGGCTGATTGCTAGAAAACGTAGGTTTTTAAGCTGAGACAGAGTGTGAGGCAATGCCCCGAAAATTCGACCCGGAACGATGGTGAACTCGGCTAAGGAGGAGAGCTTGGCGATGGCCGGGTCAATCCGACCCGTGAGGCCGGGAGAACCGGCCCGGGGATCGCCGAGATTGAGGGCGATCACTCTATCTGCGTCGCAGTAGACCCCGGCGAAGTTGCAGGGGTCCGACGTGAAATCCCAAGAGGCGAAGTAGTTGGAGCCGGGCAAATCATCCATGCTCTTTCGAATGGATTGTAAGGTGAGGAAATCGATGGGATCGAGCATCGCATAGGCCGTGATCATATGAGATACCATTAATACGGCGCCGTATGCATAGGCCTCGGTGAAGAAACGCTTCATTTTTTGGGTTGGGGGTTTTGAAAATGCTGCTAATATGCGTCGCCGCAGCACAATGCTGGAGATGGAGGGTTATAAGTTACTACTACAATTGTTCCGTGAATCTTAAATGGAGACAGCATCAAAAGTTGCAGATAAGTGTAAATAGAGGCACGGTGGTTGTGGttgaggaaaaagaaaaagtggcTTCACATGAAAGAAAgtcgagagagagagagaaattatgAAGATTTCAAGTtggaatttgagatttttgattgtttttgttGGGTATATGAAGCTTATGGGAGAAGGTGAAAAGAGAGACAATTTTGATTATAGTAAATGTTTGGGTTTAGGGGTGAAATTAATTGGAAAGGGTTTATTAGGCGTGTGGATTAGTAGGGATAGGTTGAGTCAAAGTGTCGATAGCTGGATGGACGGTGCCTCATTTTATTGGCTTTTCCATTTAATCCTCTTCCGGATTTAGTTTCATAATCTCAATTTTTtgagtggaaaaatgaaattaatttagattttggGGTGGGGTGATGGTGACGTGTGGAGGCACGTAATAAATATGACCGCTGCCTAGATGGTGCCACGTTGGAAGAGGGAGAAGAGTGGACGCACAGCTGGAGGTGGTCCCGCTTCAGCTCTGCTGTGATCCTCTGTATCGCGGTGCAGGATGGAACTGCACTTTTGTAccttttgtttgtttcttgACTTAACTCATTTTCTGTCAAGTTTCAGAGACTTGACTGTCAAGTATGTGTGAGCTTCACTGATATTTGATGTGttttaactttaaatttgtggactaatatacatattaatttactatttttaagagtattattttctattccaATTTGATTGAGTCGTATTACTTTTTGAGATGTTATAATTTAGTCGAGTCATTTTCctctataataataaataaaacatcaaattatttttaatttaattcatcttATGTTTTGATCTTTCTTATctcatctactttattatctttcatattttattttatttatattagtttcaTTTCACAcaagttttcaatttttgtgaaaaaaatgtctcaattaaattaggataaaGAGGGTATATATTATTTGCATTTGTCTATAATTAATCTCAGTACTTTTATGGCTCAAGTTTTAAGATTGATATAAAATCTACTCTATTTGTCTCAacgaatattaatttttttttgtttcaatcaagatgaatcattattaaaaataaaaatatttgtattttttattattgtattctCTATCTGTAGGGATCAGACCACTCGGGATTCGCTAATTACCGGGACCTCTTTATTGCAAATGAtctgagatggctaatctcagaGTTACAAGCCAAGATACAAAGTATACAGTCGAACTATACAATCTACTTGAAGCTAACAAGATACAAGGAACCCTAGCACT
The nucleotide sequence above comes from Salvia hispanica cultivar TCC Black 2014 chromosome 5, UniMelb_Shisp_WGS_1.0, whole genome shotgun sequence. Encoded proteins:
- the LOC125186441 gene encoding LRR receptor-like serine/threonine-protein kinase ERL1, whose translation is MKRFFTEAYAYGAVLMVSHMITAYAMLDPIDFLTLQSIRKSMDDLPGSNYFASWDFTSDPCNFAGVYCDADRVIALNLGDPRAGSPGLTGRIDPAIAKLSSLAEFTIVPGRIFGALPHTLSQLKNLRFLAISRNFLSGEIPAGLGELRTLQTLDLSFNQLTGSIPFVVGTLPSLSNVILCHNRLSGSVPPFASRALTRLDLKHNDLSGSLSPDGLPPSLQYLSLSWNRISGPVDGILSRLNRLNYVDLSSNRFTGSIPGIVFSFPISNLQLQRNEFSGPVQPLNEVTIPTVDLSFNRLSGGISPLFATVSNLYLNNNRFTGEVPGSFVERLLSASIEILYLQHNYLTGIEIDPTVEIPVSTSLCLQYNCMVLPVETPCPFKAGRQKTRPTTQCVQWKG